The genomic region CATATGAATGAAGGGCATTCGGCTTTTTCCGCCTTGGAACGCCTCGCGCAGTTCAGGGAGCGTTATCATCTCGATTTGAAGACCGCCCTGCAAATTATACCCCGCTGCACGGTGTTTACCACCCATACCCCGGTGGCGGCCGGCCATGATTCCTTCCCGGCTGATTTGGTCAAACCCTTTATCCGGCCTTTGCAAGAGCGCCTGGGAGTCTCTGAAAAAGAAATTTTATCCTGGGGGCAGTCGTCGGGTTCCGACAAAGACGCACCGTTTTCCATGTTCATTCTGGGCCTGCGAATGTCTCAGTATTGCAACGGTGTCAGCCGCCTGCATGGCCGCACCGCCCGAAAGATGTGGGCCCATATCTGGCCGGGCCGCCCGGAAGACGAGATCCCGATTACACACGTGACCAACGGGATGCATGTCTCTACGTTTATTTCCCCAGAAATCTGGCCCTTGTTTGAGCGCCACCTGGGACCGGAGTGGTACATGAGTTCCCGGCGGCAGGAAAACATCAGCCGTATTGACGAAATTTACGACGAAGAACTCTGGCGGGCCCATGAGATGAGCCGTACCCGCTTGATTCGCATCTGTCGCTATTTGTTGAAACAACAATACCAACGGCGCAACGCCCCCAAGAGCGTCATCGACAGAATCGAAACCGTCCTGGACCCTGAAATCTTAACCATCGCCTTTGCCCGCAGGTTTGCCAGTTACAAACGGGCCCACCTGCTGCTACAGGACCCGGAGCGGCTGGCGAACATTCTCAACAACCAAACCCGTCCGGTTCAGATCATTTTTGCGGGCATGGCCCACCCTCTGGACAACGACGGCAAACAAATCATCAAACGCCTGATTGAATTTGTCCACCGGCCGGAAATTCGTCAACGAGCGGTATTCATTGAAGGCTACGACATGGCCCTGGCACGGTCTCTGGTTCAGGGGGCCGATGTCTGGCTGAACACACCCCGCCGACCTTTTGAAGCCTGCGGCACTTCCGGCATGAAAGCCGCCATCAATGGCGTGCTCAACGTCAGTATTTTGGACGGATGGTGGTGTGAAGGTTATTCCGAAGAAAGAGGCTGGCGCATCGGCGGCGGCGAAGAATATGTCGATTACGCCTACCAGGATGCCACCGAGAGCCAGGCTTTGTACAATGTGCTGGAAAATGAAGTCATTCCCTGTTTCTATGAAGAGCCCGAAGGTGAACTTCCCAAGCGCTGGATTCAAATGATGAAGGCTTCCATGAAAATGGCCATGGAGAATTTCTGCAGCCTGAGAATGCTTGCTGAATATGAACAGCGTTTTTATGCTCCCATCATCCAGCGGCTGAAAACACTGCTGAAGAAAAACGGTTTGGAAGCCAGCAACCTGGCGCTCCAGGAAAAGCGGCTGCACGACCTGTGGAAGGACATCCGCATCGGGCTGCCGGTCCAGGCCGGCAAGGGACCGTTTCGCGTCGGCGAAACCTTCGAAGTCACAGTGGAGGTCGGCTTGGGAGAATTGAATCCGGAAGAAGTTTGTGTGGAACTCTACAATGGGCAGATGAGATCGGTGGATGCGCTGCAGGACATTCACACGATCCCCATGGCCGTTATCGAATCTCTCGGCAACGGAAATTATCGCTACGGCTGCCAGGTCCCCTGCCGGCTGTCCGGCCGCTACGGGTTTACGGTCAGGACCATGCCCGCAGGTGACGATTACCTGAAATATAGTCCCCGCCTGATCACCTGGTCTTAGCCCGTTCAACCAATTGACCATTTAACGAGATTCTAAGAGCCTGTCCGACAATTCCCTCTCCCCTGAAGGAAAGGTTTACCCGCCTCGGGCGGCACCGAAGGCGACCAGGGGTCGGGGTGTGAGTTAGTGGCCGCCGGCACCCAGGATTCCGCTGGCGGCAACGGACAGGACAATGACTTCAAGGACGGCCAGTACGGCATACACCGTATCCTTGTTTTTCAGCAGCGTCGGTAAGATGGCGGCATAGCATAGAATCGTAACACCGGACAGCATGGCAATACCGATAAAATTAACAAAATCGCCGTACTTGAGCATGCCGACCCAGGCCCATCCAGCATGGATATCGGCCTGCTTCAGATAATCATTGACATTCATGGACCAGTATCTGGAGATCTTATCCAGCGGGATATAGGGATCCATAATTCCCAGGGCATAGAGACCAAAGGTGATAAAAAGGATCAGCAGCCCAAAGTACATGCCCTTTTCCAGCAGGCTGGCATACAGAAGCTGTTCGGGGGTTGCCTTTAAAGAAACGTTTGCTTTTTCTTCCATTTTATTTCTCCTGAGGTATTTATTAAAATCCCAGCCCTTTGGACAGCGCCTTGACACCGGCAAAAGCCAGGATGCCGATAACCATCCAGCGGATAACGGCGGGCTTCGCGATTTTCAAAACATGGACGCCCACAAAGGAGCCCAGCATGATGCCTACCAGGGAGGGAACCACCATCATGGGAATCACGCAGCCTTTGTTCAGATAAATCCAGGCGGCGGAGGTGTCGGTGATCGAAAGCAGAAATTTGCTGGTGGCCACACTGATCTTCAGCGGGGCTCCCATGAGCAGATTAAGAACCGGTACATTGGCCCAGCCGGCTCCCAGGCCGAACATGCCGGCCATAATGCCGATCAGCACGAACAGGCACAAGCCCAAGGGCGTCCGATGTATTTTCCAGTCGATAATTTCGCCGGTGCTGGCCTCCTGGTAAACACCGTAAATATGGAGCATTGACGAGAGTTTATCGGCTTTGGGCACATCCGGAACCACGGATTTTTTGGCGGTGAGCATCAGGGCGCAAATTCCCAGAATGGTGGCGCCCAGGCAAATCTGAACGATATTGGTGGGCAGCGCCAGCCCGATCATGGCACCGGCGATGGCGCAGGTGGAAGCGATCAGGCCCACGGGAATGGCCAGCCGCAGGCTGGCAAGATTCATCTTCAAAAGTCCCGGGCCGGCGGCCAGAGCGCCGGAAAGGGCTACCAGCAGGCCGGTGCCGCGCACAAAGTCCAGGTGAAACGGAAAAAAGCCGCTGATAATCGGCACAAAGAGGACCCCTCCGCCCACACCGCCAAGTACGGCGACGACTCCCATAATAAATGTTACGATTAAAAGGATCAGTGGCCAGAACCACCAGGCATGACCATCCGAAGCAGCTTTGGCTGATGCATCTGCAAACGCAGGGGATGCCAGAAACATCAGCGAAAATACGCCGATCAGAACCAGCATCCACATTGTATGATTCCTCTCCATTTTCTCCTCCTTAAAAAAATACCGGCATCTTCGCAATATCTTAATACTTTTCAATATTTCAGGCTTCAAGCCCGGGAGTATTGTATTAAGCGAAGCTAAATATATTACCTTGCCCTCAATGTCAATTAAAAAACCCTAATTACGTTCAACGGTTGGGTAGTTTTTGTACCAAAGTCTTATCCGTTAGCGGAATGGATGATCTTTTGTTAAGCGCTTAACAGAGAAAAATCCCCGCCCCCTCAGATAGTTTATTCTCGATAACCCCTAGTTTACATCTTCGCTTGGGTATGCTAAATTACTTCCGGGCACTTTTTAGGCTATTGAAAACCTGGACCTTTAAGCTGAATCCTTTCAAAAAGAAAACGATTTGGAAACGTTGCAACGCTCAATCATCAAAGGTCTTTTTAAGTCTGCTGTCGATTTGCAGCCCTTGATTGATGAAATCCCCCTTGGTGTGGTCGTACTCGATGCGGATCGACGGATCGTTTTGTTCAATCGGGCGCTTGAAGCCCTGACCGGCTTTTCCCGGAATGAAGCTGCCGGTGTTCCCTGCTATCATATCCTGCGCAGCAGGATCTGCGTCAAGGACTGTCCGGCCCTGCGCATGCAAGAGCAATCGGAACCCGTTTGGGTCGAAAGCGACCTGGTCAACCGCGATCGGATGCTGATTCCCGTTCGTGTTACCCTGGCGACGGTTAAAGCTTTTGACGGTAAAACGGTCGGATTTCTGGAAACGGTCGAGGACCTGCGTCCCTTTCGGGCCATCGATGCCCAAATAAGCCAGGCCTACAGTTTTGCACGTCTTATCGGCCGAAGCCCTCAAATGAAGAAAGTCTTTCAGATTCTGCCGGTACTTGCCCAAAACGACTCTTCGGTCCTGATTACGGGTGAAACCGGCACCGGCAAAGATATGGTGGCGGAAGCCCTCCACCAGGCTTCCGGCCGGGCCAAGGGTCCTTTTGTCAAGATTAATTGCGGGGCACTGCCCGAGACCCTGTTGGAGTCGGAGCTCTTCGGACACCAGAAAGGCGCCTTTACCGGCGCCGTGGAAAACAAGCCCGGGCGCTTCCGTCTGGCTCACAATGGGACGCTTTACCTCACGGAAATCGGGGATCTTCCCCTTGCGCTCCAGGTCAAACTGCTGACGTTTCTGGACGATCAGGTCGTCTATCCCCTGGGCAGCACCAAAGGATTTCAGGCCAATGTAAGAGTTGTGGCCGCCACTCATCGCAACCTTGAAAAAATGGTGCGGGCCGGGCGTTTTAGAGAAGATCTCCTCTTTCGGCTCAATGTGGTTCGAATTCACCTTCCGCCGCTGCGGGACCGTGACGGGGATATCCGCCTGCTTCTGGATCACTTTCTGAACATCCTGAAAACCCAGTTCGGAAAAACCATCAAAGGTTTTTCCAAAAAGGCGCTGGGAATTCTGATGGACTACCGCTATCCCGGCAATGTGAGAGAGCTGCGAAATATCCTTGAATATGCCGTTAACGTCTGCCAGGAAGGACAAATTCTGCCCCAGCACCTGCCGGCCTATCTCACCGAAATCACAACCTGGATCAATCAAACCGATGCAACTGCCGAACGGCCGGCATCTCCGGAACTGTCGAGTCCGAACGGGTTCAAATCTCTTGACACGGAACAGACGTGGACCGCCGTGGAACGCAAAATGATCATGGATGCCCTGGTGAAGTCCGGAGGACGACGCAGCAAGACGGCGGATCTTCTGGGCTGGGGCCGGAGCACCCTCTGGAGAAAAATGAAACAATATGGAATCGGCTAAAAGTTGGGTCTGTACAAAAACGAAACAACATGATACATTGCATATTCGAAACCGATGCAAAAGAAGGTGCTGATACCATTGTACGGCAACGATGTTGCCCCCCGGTTTGATCTGGCCACCGAGGTTCTGATCAGTACCGGAGGCCAAACGCTTGAGGACCGGGAAGAAAAGATCGTGGTGCTTTCCCAGGCCTCGGCCGAACAGCTCTGCCATCTTGTTCTGGCCGAAGGGGTTGATGCGGTCATTTGCAGCGGTATTCAAGAAGAATATTACCAGTATCTGACCTGGAAACGGGTCCAGGTTTTCGATTCCGTTATCGGTTCCTGGGAATCGGTTCTGGAACGCTTTTGCCAGGGAAAACTCCAATCCGGGAATATTCTGTCGGGAAATACGGACTAACCGATGGCCGAACGCAATTGGCGCCAGCACTTGACCAAGAGTATCTTCCAGTTCGAAGGTAAAGAGGCCTCTCCGGATCGCTACCGCATTCTGCGCCGCAATATTGTTATCCTGATGATGCTGGTGACAATTGTGCCCCTGACCTTGATGGCGGTCATCAACTACCATCAGTATCGGACCAGCCTGAAAGACGAAATCATCAATCCCATGCGCAATATTTCCAGCAAGACCAAGCACTCGTTTGAACTCTTTTTGGAAGAAAAACTGTCGAATGTTCGTTTCATTGCTTCGGCCTATTCTTTTAAGGACCTTGCGGACTCAAAAACCCTGGCACGCATTTTTCGGGTTCTGAAGCAGGAATTCGGGGGGTTTGTGGATTTAGGCCTGATTGACTGCAACGGCATCCAGATTTCCTATGCAGGACCCTACGACCTTTTGGGAAAAAATTATGCCGAACAGACCTGGTTCGAGGAAGTTGAAGTCAGGGGGGTATACATCAGCGACGTGTTTATGGGATACCGCAAATTTCCGCACATTGCCATCGCCGTCCAGCTCGCGGGCGAGGATTGTGACGGCTGTGTCCTGCGGGTTACCATTGATACCACTTTGTTCGACAACCTGATCGCCTCCATGGGGCTGGATCCGGAAAGCGACGCCTTTTTGATCAACGCTAAGGGCATCTTTCAGACCAATTCCAAGTTTTACGGCAAGGTACTGGAAAAATGTCCGTTTTCACCTCCACCGGGTAACTACGGCAGTTTTTTGGCCGAAGAATACGACCCCAAGGGTCGCGAGGTCATTTCGGTTTACACTCATTTTGACAAGCTAGATTACGCGCTGGTGCTGGTCAAACCCCGATCGGTGATTCTTAAAACCTGGTTCACGCTCAAAAGTGAAATGTTCTTCATTTTTACGATCAGTACCATCGTCATTATCCTGGTTATCATCAAACTGACCGATGTGGTGGTCAAGAACGTGCAAAAGGCCGATGAGAGACGCGAACTCGCCTATCGAGAACTGGAGCATTCGCAAAAGCTTTCGTCCATCGGCCGACTGGCTGCCGGCGTGGCCCATGAAATCAACAACCCTCTGGCCATCATCAATGAAAAGGCCGGGTTGATGAAGGATCTGATAGAGTACCACGGCCAGTTCAAGGAACAAGCCAAATTTCTTGAATTGACCGCTTCCATTCAACACTCGGTTGAACGCTGCAAAACAATCACCCACCGCCTGCTGGGGTTTGCGCGCCGCATGGAAGTGCAGTTCGAGCTTCTGAACGTCAACGATGTCATCAAGGAGGTTCTCGGCTTTCTGGGAAAAGAGTACCTTTATCGCAACATTGACATCCGTCTGCAGCTGTCAGCGGATCTGCCCCAAATTTCGGCGGATATGGGGCAGATCCAGCAGGTTTTTTTGAACATTATTACCAATGCCTTGGCAGCGGTGGAAGACGGCGGGCTGGTTGCAATTACCACCTGGGATAAGGATGCAGATACGGTCGGGGTATCGATCCGGGACAACGGCTGCGGCATGTCTGCCGAAACCCTCAGCCATATTTTCGAACCCTTCTTTACCACCAAGAAAGGCTACGGTACCGGTCTGGGTCTTCCCATTACTTACGGGATTGTCAAGAAACTGGGAGGCGACATAAAAGTGGAAAGCAAAAAAGGAGAGGGTACAACCTTTTCGGTGTTTCTCTTAAAAACCCCCCCATCAACAACTGGTGAGTTGCCATGACCAAACTAAAAGTTTTGCTAGTGGATGATGAGATAGAATTTGTAAAGACGCTGGCCGAAAGGCTGCAACTCAGAGGGTTTGAGGTGCTGGTCGCCGTCGACGGCGAAGGCGCCATCAACCAGATGGAAGCCACCCTCCCTGACCTGGTGGTTCTGGATGTAATGATGCCGGGATTGGGGGGCCTGGAAGTCCTCAAACAAATGAAACAGCAGCATCCCCGGGTGCCGGTTATTTTGCTGACCGGTCACAGTTCCACAAGAGACGGTATTGAAGGTATGCACCTGGGGGCTTTCGACTACCTGATGAAACCGATCAACATCGACGAACTGATCAAAAAAATGCAGGAGGCCGTCGTTTCGTAACGTTGCAACACGTTTTGGTTGTCCCGTTTACCGATTGGCCGGTTAATTCATTGAACTGCAACAGCGAGAGCCTTCTCCGTCCAGCTTGCAGCGGGACTATAGCGCGCTTCAAATCATGGTTTATCTATGTTTTAATTTGCAGAAAATGAATATGACGCCGGGCTGCCATATCCAAACGGGCCAACGGGCCAACCGGCAAACTGGAAAACCAGTCAGGAGCAATCATGCAGGCATATGAAAAAAAAGAGGTTGAATTTTTCGGCAAAATAACAGCCGGAAGCACCCATGAGATGAAGAATGTCCTGGCCATCATCAGAGAATCGTGCGGCCTGATGGAAGACCTGATGGCCTTGTCTCGGGAAACGCCCATTCCGCACCGCGAAAAATTTCAGAAGGCCCTGGCCACCGTCAAGGTCCAGATTCAGCGCGGCGTGGAGATTACCGACCGGCTCAACCGGTTTGCACACAGTCCCGATGCCGAAATCACCAGGATCGATCTTCATGAAATGGCCGAACAACTGGTCACCCTGGCAAGCCGTTTTGCCAGGCTTAAAAATGTTTCCTTGCATACCGGGCCGTCCGGGCCGCCCTTGGCGGTGGTTACCTGTCCGGTGCGGTTGCTGATGGCCCTGTTTGGTTGTATTGAGTGCTGTCTGCATGCGATCCCGCTGGGGTCAAAGATTTACATTCGCCCTCAAAAAAAAGGCGAAACCTATGCGCTGCAGATTGCCTGTGAAGGCGATTTTCCCAAGCCGGCGGATTTGGCGCAATCGATGGCAGCCGCCGACCGGTGGCCCGATCTGGAGCAAACGGTCGCATCTTTGGGAGGCTCGGTCGAATTGGATGCGGCCGGTCCCGGCATTTGGTTGTTGCTGCCGGAAGCCCTGCCCCGACCACCAAAATGATTCATAATGTATCATTTTGAATCTTTCATAATGTTTCATATCGTATTATTCTTTTCGATTCAGCAAGCCTCCTTTTTTCATTAACAGTTTGATATAATTAATAATTAATTCTTTGGCATATCTATTGCTGATCCTATGGTAACATCATCCAACAGAAAAAGGAGGGTATCATGGGAAAGTGGATGGAAACCATACAAAAAACGTTTGCAGCCGTATCTTTTGCTGAAGCAGGAGAGCATGATACCGCTACGGAAATGGCCGGGATCAAACCGAATTGGAGTAAAGTCAGTCTATTATCAAAAGCCTGGGACAACATCTTTGCCGCCGTTACCTTTGCGGAAGCAGGCTGCGCTGATCGGGCCCTTGAATTTGTAGGGGCCAAAACCGCCCGGCGCGATGTTCGATCCTTGGAGATCTTTTTAAAGGACGTGGGACTCCAGGGCGTTCGTGTTCGATACGGGCTGGCAATGGTGTAGCGTCCTTGAAGCGACTTCGCTGAACTCATGGGAGTGAACCTCTTGATCATTGAGTCCGATCACATGTTCGGCAACAATCTGGTCCAGCGTTTGACGAATGAAACCTGGCAGATCCTGTTTGCCGACCGGCTCAGCGACGCCAAAAAGATTGTCAAACGGAAAAATATCGACGTGGTGGTGCTGGGCCTGAATGCGATGAAACGTGAAGGCCTTGCAATTCTCAAAATGATCAAAAAGATCCGCCCCTTTACCGAGGTCATCATTATCAATAGTTCCGAACAGATTGCTCTCTCCATCGAAGGAATGAAGCTGGGTGCTTTTGATGATTTTATGGTTCCTTTTGATATTGATTCTTTACGGATTCGGATTCAGGATGCCTGGCAACAAAAAAAGCAGAAAGAAACAGCAAAAAAGTCTTTACTGGATCGATACCGGGATATTATGATAGCTGCAACTTTTGCCGAGGCCGGAGAATCCGACATGGCCATTGAATTTCTGGCCAAAAGAAAAAAGGCCCGAACAAAAACAAATACAAAAGGAGATTAACATGAAGAACATAAAAATTCTTTTGGTGGATGATGAGGAAGATTTCGTTAAAACCTTATCGGAGCGTATAGAGATGCGAAACCTTGCGTCCGACATCGCTCTGAACGGCGAAGAGGCTTTGAAGCTGGTTGATAACGAAGTCCCAGATGTCATGGTGTTGGATCTCAAGATGCCGGGCATTGACGGCATGGAGGTTTTGCGGCGGGTAAAAAAAGCTTATCCGGATGTTCAGGTGATCATCCTGACGGGGCATGGTTCGGAAAAGGACGAAAAGGACGCCCGTCGCCTGGGTGCCTTCGAGTATCTGCAAAAACCGGTCGATATCGACAAGCTGGTTAAATACATCAAACGTGCGTATAAAAATAAAATCCAGGACAGCATGACGGCTGCTGCGTTTGCAGAAGCCGGGGAATTCGATACCGCCAAGGAGATTATGGACCGCGAGAAAGACAAATGATGAACTGCAACAGCGAGCGCATTCCCCGCAGCTTGCTGCAGGGTCTTCAATTCGGCTTTCAAAGAAGGCATCAATGATGGTTCGGAGGAGAAAAATTAATGAAGATCATAGTGTTGTTGGTAGATGATGAAAAGGACTTTGTCGAATCCCTGTCGCAGCGCCTCCAGATTCGGGACTTTGAGGTCCAAACGGCGTTCAACGGGGATGATGCCCTCAAGCTTATCCGGGAACAGGAATTCGACGTTGTCGTTCTGGATGTGCTGATGCCGGGCAAAGACGGTATTGAGACCTTGGGGGAAATCAAGAACATCAAGCCGCTGCTCCAGGTAATCATGCTTACCGGCAATGCCACGGTGGAAACGGCCATTGAGGGTATGAAACTGGGAGCCTACGACTATCTCATGAAACCGACCGAGACCGAGGATCTGGTGGAAAAAATTTCCAAGGCCCACGCCCTTAAAACCGAGCACCAGGAACGGATTCGCAAGGCGGAAATCAATAACATTATCAAGCGAAAGGGATGGTAGGTACGACACCCCGAAGTGCGCGGTCTTCGGCGCAGGAATTTTTCGCTGCCCGAACCATGACAGGCTTCGGGTTTTTCTATGTCCTTCATCAAGGAACACAGTAATGAAAATGAAAATTGTCAAAGATGTGATGGTACCGCTTTCCGAGTATGCCACCGCTTCCACAGAAGCCACGTTATATGAGGCTGTCCTGGCTTTGGAGAAAGCGCAAGCCGAGTTCGACCAGACCCGCTATCGGCACCGGGCGATTCTGATTTTTGATGAAAACAATAAGATCGTCGGCAAGATCAGTCAGATCGATATTCTGCGGGCCCTGGAACCCAAATACGACGAAATCATTGAAAAGGGTTTATTTGCCCGTTTCGGTTTAAGTCCCATGTACCAGAAGTCATTGATCGAGCAATACAAACTCTGGAACAAACCCTTAAACGACATCTGCCGTAAAGCCGCCCAATTGAAAGTCAAGACCTTTATGACGACTCCCACGGAAGGCGAATTTGTCGATGAAAATGCATCTTTGGATGAAGCCGTCAATCAACTGATCATCGGCAAACATCAATCCCTGCTGGTAACCCGGGATAAAGCCATTGTGGGGATATTGAGACTGACCGACGTGTTTGTGGAAATCGCCAGGAATATCAAGGAGTGCAAGTTGTAAAATCGTTAATTGGTTAAATGGTTGGATAGTTCAATGGTGATAAAAAAGTAAGAATCTTTTTTTAGCGAATACCAATTAACCAATTAACGAATTAACGAATCAACGAATCAACGAATCAACGGCTCGACCATTTAACGAGGTCTGTACGAGGTCTGTACGAGGTCTGTAAGTAAAGAAAAAGATAGGGAGATTTGGAAAATGACAAGCGATGCTGCCGCCCTTGGCACGGGCAATTTCGAGTGGAAACGATTTTTGTGGCTTTCTATCGGGATATTGCTCTTTGCAGTCGTTTACTATACGCCCCCCTGGGCCGACGCGGTCGATCCCATGGGAAAACATTTTGCCTTGACCCGCGAAGGCAAAGGCGCCCTGGCGGTTTTTCTGCTGGCCGGCACCTGGTGGGTCTTTGAGGTCGTGCCCATCGGCGTCACCAGCCTGGCCATTGGTGTTTTGCAGGCGCTTTTTCTGATTCGCCCGGCCAAGGTGGCCTTTAAGGACTTTATGGATCCTTCGGTCATGTTTATTTTTGCTTCGATTGTGATCGGCCTGGTTTTTACCAAGACAGGTCTGACCAAACGCCTGGCATACAAAATGCTGGCCATTGTCGGTGAAAAAACCAGCATGATTTTGCTGGGGTGTTTTGTGGTTACTGCCGCCCTGACGCACATCATGGCGCACACGGCCGTAGCCGCCACCATTTATCCGCTCCTGCTGGCCGTTTACAGCATGTATGGCGAAGGCGACAAACCGACCAGATTCGGCAAGGCTCTTTTTATCGGCCTGGCCTACGTTTGCGGCGCCGGCAGCATTATCACCCTTTTAGGGGCGGCCCGCGGGGCCGTGGCCCTCGGTTTTTTTAACGATATCATCGGTAAAAACGTCAGTTTTTTTCAGCTCACCTATTACATGGCTCCGGTCGGCTGGCTGATGACCTTTTTGCTGTGGGGCTTTTTCATGATATTCTTAAAACCCGAAAAGAAAGTCATTCCGGGCTTAAGGGAAAAAGCCAAAGCGCTCAATGCCGAACTGGGCCCCATTACCCGTAAGGAAATCCTGGCCGCCGTCATCGTGTTCACCTGTATCCTGGTAATGGCCCTGCGCTCGTTTATCCCGGCCCTGGAACCGGTGGATAAAACGGCCATCATTTTGATCTCGACCATCCTGTTCTTTATTACCGGAATCCTCGATCTGAACGATCTTGAAGAAATTCCCTGGAACATCATCCTGCTGTTTGCCGGCGCCATGAGTATCGGC from Candidatus Desulfatibia profunda harbors:
- a CDS encoding SLC13/DASS family transporter, with the protein product MTSDAAALGTGNFEWKRFLWLSIGILLFAVVYYTPPWADAVDPMGKHFALTREGKGALAVFLLAGTWWVFEVVPIGVTSLAIGVLQALFLIRPAKVAFKDFMDPSVMFIFASIVIGLVFTKTGLTKRLAYKMLAIVGEKTSMILLGCFVVTAALTHIMAHTAVAATIYPLLLAVYSMYGEGDKPTRFGKALFIGLAYVCGAGSIITLLGAARGAVALGFFNDIIGKNVSFFQLTYYMAPVGWLMTFLLWGFFMIFLKPEKKVIPGLREKAKALNAELGPITRKEILAAVIVFTCILVMALRSFIPALEPVDKTAIILISTILFFITGILDLNDLEEIPWNIILLFAGAMSIGFCLWETGAAKWLAVNWLVMFKKANWFVFVLGISFFVMVMTNFIMNVAAIAISLPVALVIAPYLGVAPEVVFFASLVTAGMPFLLLVGAAPNAIAYDSKQFTAGEFFLYGIPASILLMVVVGFAALVLWPLMGMPVTVP